One window of Salminus brasiliensis chromosome 16, fSalBra1.hap2, whole genome shotgun sequence genomic DNA carries:
- the tiprl gene encoding TIP41-like protein, translating into MSTISHGFKSSKQDFTFGPWNVTAAKTHIMKSKDIERLAEEMHMPSLPEMLFGDNVLRIQHTDGFGMEFNAIDALKRVNNAQDMVKVACAQEWQESRAESEHKEVVKRYDWTYTTDYRGTLIGEDLQIKVSPTTERIDLEKLKAREQIMFFEDVLLFEDELHDHGVSMISVKIRVMPTSFFVLLRFFLRVDGVLIRINDTRLYHEAGKNYMLREFSTRESKVSALQHVPPAFYTDPNEIAQHLPLKLTECEKLEFPEQALSSESTNAPQ; encoded by the exons ATGTCGACCATATCTCATGGCTTTAAAAGCAGCAAGCAAGACTTCACGTTTGGACCATGGAACGTCACTGCGGCAAAAACCCACATTATGAAGTCTAAAGATATTGAACG GTTAGCAGAGGAGATGCACATGCCCTCTCTCCCAGAGATGCTTTTTGGTGACAATGTATTGCGCATTCAGCACACTGATGGGTTTGGCATGGAGTTCAATGCCATCGATGCTCTCAAGCGTGTCAACAATGCACAAGACATGGTAAAGGTGGCATGTGCTCAGGAGTGGCAGGAGAGCAG AGCTGAATCTGAACACAAGGAGGTTGTGAAGCGTTATGACTGGACGTACACAACAGATTACAGAGGGACACTAATTGGCGAGGACCTGCAGATAAAG GTGTCTCCCACAACAGAGAGAATAGACCTGGAGAAACTAAAGGCTCGGGAGCAGATCATGTTTTTTGAGGATGTGTTGCTGTTTGAGGATGAACTCCATGATCATGGTGTTTCCATGATCAGTGTCAAAATT AGAGTGATGCCCACAAGTTTTTTTGTGTTGCTACGCTTCTTCCTGAGAGTGGATGGAGTGCTGATCCGGATTAACGACACACGGCTCTATCATGAG GCTGGAAAGAACTACATGCTGAGAGAGTTTAGCACACGAGAAAGCAAAGTGTCAGCTCTTCAG CACGTTCCTCCCGCCTTCTACACAGACCCCAACGAGATCGCTCAACACTTACCCCTCAAGCTTACAGAATGTGAGAAGCTGGAGTTCCCCGAGCAAGCGCTATCATCCGAATCTACCAACGCGCCACAGTGA
- the riox2 gene encoding ribosomal oxygenase 2 — MPKKGRSAVKRPENEAEDGVAVSAKQRKTDSLLCFDSPASLFQSLIAPMDVKQFFQEYWEKKPLLLQRSDSALTSYYQSLFQLSDLKDLCSQGLEYARDLNVCRCVNGKKKVMNKEGRVNYSQLRKDFEQRRATIQFHQPQRFKDELWHIQEQLECFFGALVGSNVYITPQESQGLPPHYDDVEVFILQLEGQKHWRLYEPTVPLAREYSLEPEDRIGKPTHDILLKAGDLLYFPRGTIHQADTPAGVEHSTHLTLSTYQNTSWGDFLLDVFPSLLFDTMKSDVSLRQGLPRSLVTSPGVSSDVNKQVCVFLRGLAERLEHEQQELRSSEMKRDFISSRLPPYRLQEEDIAPVGKLPALEDSVRVRFKEHILLTVEPSQENTDEATELVAFVFHSLKNKRETHMMGEHNADDDQEDEEETSQFQGLRFPVSHLPALRRLLSGEHLLVAELPLQQDADKLGLVLGLWTEGLLQVC; from the exons ATGCCGAAGAAAGGGCGATCAGCAGTGAAGAGGCCTGAGAATGAGGCAGAGGATGGAGTGGCAGTGTCTGCtaaacagagaaagacagacagtctccTGTGCTTCGACTCGCCCGCCAGCCTGTTCCAGAGTCTGATCGCTCCCATGGACGTGAAGCAGTTCTTCCAGGAGTACTGGGAGAAGAAGCCTCTGCTGCTGCAGAGATCAGATTCTGCACTGACCTCCTACTACCAGTCCCTTTTCCAGCTGTCTGACCTTAAAGATCTGTGTTCTCAGGGTCTGGAATATGCCCGAGACCTGAATGTCTGCCGCTGTGTGAACGGCAAGAAAAAAGTGATGAACAAAGAGGGAAGGGTGAACTACAGCCAGCTGAGGAAGGACTTTGAGCAGAGGCGAGCCACCATACAGTTCCACCAGCCTCAGAGGTTCAAG gatgAGCTGTGGCATATTCAGGAGCAGTTGGAGTGTTTCTTCGGGGCATTGGTTGGCTCTAACGTCTACATCACACCTCAAGAGTCTCAGGGTCTGCCGCCGCACTACGATGATGTGGAG GTGTTTATTCTGCAGTTGGAAGGCCAGAAGCACTGGCGTCTGTATGAGCCCACCGTCCCGCTGGCCAGAGAGTACAGCTTAGAGCCTGAGGACCGCATTGGCAAGCCAACTCATGACATCCTACTGAAG GCAGGGGATCTGCTGTACTTTCCCAGAGGAACCATCCACCAGGCAGACACACCTGCAGGAGTGGAGCACTCTACACACCTCACACTGAGTACCTACCAGAACAC GTCATGGGGTGACTTCCTTTTAGACGTCTTCCCCAGTTTGCTGTTTGACACCATGAAGAGTGACGTCAGCCTGCGTCAGGGTCTACCCAGAAGCCTCGTCACT tctcCAGGTGTGAGTTCAGatgtaaataagcaggtgtgtgtgtttctgagggGTCTAGCGGAACGTCTGGAGCATGAACAGCAGGAGCTGCGCTCctcagagatgaagagagactTCATCTCCAGCCGACTCCCTCCTTACAGGCTGCAGGAGGAGGACATCGCTCCAG TTGGAAAGTTACCAGCACTGGAGGACTCTGTGCGTGTCAGGTTCAAAGAGCATATCCTTCTCACAGTGGAGCCCAGTCAGGAAAACACA gatGAAGCCACAGAGTTGGTGGCATTTGTGTTTCACTCTTtaaagaacaagagagagacacacatgaTGGGGGAACATAATGCTGATGATGAtcaagaagatgaagaggagaCTTCACAG TTCCAAGGTCTCCGCTTTCCTGTATCCCACCTCCCCGCTCTCAGACGGCTGCTGAGCGGAGAGCACCTCCTCGTGGCTGAGCTGCCCCTGCAGCAGGATGCAGACAAACTGGGCCTGGTGTTGGGCCTCTGGACTGAAGGATTGTTGCAGGTCTGCTGA